One genomic region from Hirundo rustica isolate bHirRus1 chromosome 5, bHirRus1.pri.v3, whole genome shotgun sequence encodes:
- the PPID gene encoding peptidyl-prolyl cis-trans isomerase D, producing the protein MSHRSPVARPSKASNPRAFFDVDIGGERVGRIVFELFADIVPKTAENFRALCTGEKGTGATTGKPLHYKGCPFHRIIKQFMVQGGDFSNQNGTGGESIYGEKFEDENFHYQHDKPGLLSMANAGPGTNGSQFFITTVPTPHLDGKHVVFGQVIKGMGVVKILENVEVKGENPAKLCVIAECGELKEGDDWGITPQDGSGDAHPDFPEDSDIDLKDVGKIVAIAEDTKNIGNTFFKSQNWAMAAKKYSKSLRYVEASEAVAEEADKPKLKTVALTCVLNIGACKLKLSDWQGAIESCSEALKIDPANTKALYRRAQGWQGIKDLDQALADLKKAHEIAPEDKAIQTETLKIKQKIKAQKEKEKAAYAKMFA; encoded by the exons ATGTCGCACCGGTCCCCTGTCGCCCGGCCCAGCAAGGCCAGCAACCCCCGCGCCTTCTTCGATGTGGACATCGGGGGCGAGCGAG TTGGACGTATTGTCTTTGAGTTATTTGCTGACATTGTACCTAAAACTGCTGAGAATTTCCGTGCGTTATGTAcaggagaaaaaggaacagGGGCTACTACTGGAAAACCTCTCCATTATAAAGGATGTCCTTTCCACAGAA ttattAAGCAGTTTATGGTTCAGGGTGGAGATTTCTCAAACCAAAATGGCACAGGTGGAGAAAGTATATATGGTGAAAAATTTGAAGATGAAAACTTTCATTATCAG CATGATAAACCAGGTCTGCTGAGTATGGCAAATGCAGGACCTGGTACTAATGGCTCTCAGTTCTTCATTACAACGGTGCCTACTCCTCACCTGGATGGGAAACATGTGGTATTTGGCCAAGTGATCAAAGGAATGGGTGTAGTTAAAATACTAGAAAATGTTGaagtaaaaggagaaaatcctgCTAAG TTGTGTGTCATCGCCGAATGTGGAGAGCTAAAGGAAGGAGATGATTGGGGAATTACTCCCCAGGATGGATCTGGAGATGCTCATCCAGATTTTCCTGAAGATTCCGATATAGACTTGAAAGat GTTGGCAAGATTGTGGCTATAGCAGAAGACACAAAGAATATAGGAAATACTTTCTTCAAATCGCAAAATTGGGCAATGGCAGCTAAAAAGTATAGTAAAAGTTTACG GTATGTAGAAGCTTCTGAAGCGGTGGCAGAGGAGGCAGACAAACCCAAGTTAAAAACTGTTGCTTTGACCTGTGTTCTAAACATCGGTGCTTGCAAACTAAAACTGTCAGATTGGCAGGGAGCCATTGAGAGCTGTTCAGAG GCTCTTAAAATAGATCCAGCAAATACTAAAGCTCTCTACAGACGGGCTCAAGGATGGCAGGGAATAAAAGATCTCGATCAAGCACTG gCTGATCTTAAAAAGGCTCATGAAATAGCCCCTGAAGATAAAG CTATCCAGACGGAAACACTCAAAATCAAGCAGAAGATAAAAGcccaaaaggagaaagagaaagcagcttATGCTAAAatgtttgcttga